One region of Bdellovibrio bacteriovorus genomic DNA includes:
- a CDS encoding HNH endonuclease, translated as MDLQNFSNSEIVHRMQKLVKTERKITHLVLVHILEIEARRIYAELGYDGMYTYLTRELGYSEAAAYRRLQSARLLKQMPELSEKIESGALHLSQLTRVQKCLKEKSQKGAMISCAQVLTILEKVENKNTFQTEAVLAKEFDLPIPSYEVLRPQSDESVRLEITLTAEQFKELQKAKDLLSHVCPHGEWSEVIGALARKFNDKNILKSNAPRATLNSKKLSSEGIFVENVNEDVSANENGNRNSLGTKELVTDRVIATKVSPRKAISVAVKKELFRKANACCEYVNKKNRQRCGSKYQLQIDHVKPVAFGGTSDLTNLRILCRTHNLLAAEKAGLSDKRARG; from the coding sequence ATGGACTTACAGAATTTTTCAAATTCAGAGATTGTTCATCGCATGCAAAAGTTGGTGAAGACCGAGCGAAAAATCACGCACTTGGTTTTGGTGCACATCCTAGAAATTGAAGCGCGTCGGATCTATGCCGAACTTGGCTATGATGGTATGTACACCTATTTAACCCGTGAACTGGGTTATTCTGAAGCGGCGGCTTATCGTCGTTTGCAGTCGGCAAGGCTTTTGAAACAAATGCCGGAACTTTCAGAAAAAATCGAATCTGGCGCTTTACATTTATCTCAGCTGACGCGTGTGCAGAAATGTCTTAAAGAAAAATCCCAAAAAGGGGCGATGATTTCCTGTGCGCAAGTTTTAACGATTTTAGAAAAAGTGGAAAATAAAAACACATTCCAAACAGAGGCCGTTCTGGCTAAAGAATTTGATTTGCCGATACCATCTTATGAGGTTTTACGTCCACAAAGTGACGAATCTGTTCGCCTTGAAATTACCTTAACGGCAGAGCAGTTTAAAGAATTACAAAAAGCAAAGGACCTTTTATCGCATGTGTGCCCTCATGGGGAATGGTCGGAAGTCATTGGTGCGTTGGCGAGAAAATTTAATGATAAAAATATTTTGAAATCAAATGCCCCAAGAGCGACCTTAAATTCAAAAAAATTATCCAGCGAGGGGATTTTTGTGGAAAACGTTAACGAGGATGTTTCCGCCAATGAGAACGGCAATAGAAATAGTCTAGGCACTAAAGAGCTGGTGACCGACAGAGTCATCGCTACGAAGGTGAGTCCGCGAAAAGCGATTTCGGTTGCGGTTAAAAAAGAACTTTTCCGTAAAGCCAATGCGTGCTGCGAATACGTGAATAAAAAGAACCGGCAACGCTGTGGATCTAAATACCAGTTGCAAATTGATCATGTGAAGCCGGTGGCCTTCGGTGGGACAAGTGATTTAACGAATTTACGAATCTTGTGTCGAACGCATAATTTACTAGCTGCAGAAAAAGCGGGGCTTT